A part of Ziziphus jujuba cultivar Dongzao chromosome 8, ASM3175591v1 genomic DNA contains:
- the LOC107412980 gene encoding UDP-glucosyltransferase 29-like translates to MEDTRQIKKMRVLMFPWFAHGHITPFLELAKKLFLRNFHIYFCSSPVNLNSIKQKLFSDPKFSNHSIELVELHLPSLPSLPPHYHTTNGLPPHLMPTLDKAIDMAKPSFNKILETLKPDLVIRDFAPAWVPDLASSLKVPTIVFITSGAALVSFSLYCLKNKGGDDYHHHDHVFPFPEVYLENMKSQLVQNSEKSSIRAFQFNERSSNDNTILIKSSRELEGKYMDYISSSFGMKVVPVGPLVPYYVHDDEEGMDIINWLNKKEKSSTVFACFGSQFYLSKEDMEEIAYGLELSKVNFIWVLRFAKGEVMKLEDALPNGFLERVRDKGLIVADWAPQLKILKHSSIGGFVSHCGWNSLLESIKFGVPIIAMPMQFDQPLNARLVEECGIGLEVERDNNGRVGRENLAKVIRKVVVEKNGDGIRQKAKEMGENMEKKDDEELDGLVKELLQLCQKECM, encoded by the coding sequence ATGGAGGATACTAGGCAGATCAAGAAAATGAGAGTTCTAATGTTTCCATGGTTTGCTCATGGTCACATAACTCCATTCCTAGAGCTAGCCAAGAAGCTCTTTCTTAGAAACTTtcacatatatttttgttcttctcCTGTAAATCTCAATTCCATTAAACAAAAACTTTTTTCAGatccaaaattttccaatcATTCTATAGAATTAGTTGAGCTTCATCTTCCATCACTTCCATCACTTCCTCCTCACTACCACACCACCAATGGCCTCCCACCACATCTCATGCCCACCCTAGATAAAGCCATAGACATGGCCAAGCCTAGCTTCAACAAAATCCTTGAAACCTTAAAACCGGATTTGGTCATTCGTGATTTTGCTCCAGCTTGGGTTCCTGATCTAGCTTCTTCTCTGAAAGTCCCAACCATTGTGTTTATAACTAGTGGAGCAGCACTTGTCTCTTTTTCCCTTTATTGTTTGAAGAACAAAGGTGGTGATGATTATCATCATCATGATCATGTATTTCCATTTCCAGAAGTTTATCTAGAAAATATGAAATCGCAATTAGTCCAAAACAGTGAAAAATCTTCAATTAGGGCTTTCCAATTCAATGAAAGGTCTAGCAATGATAATACCATTTTGATTAAATCTTCTAGAGAGCTTGAAGGGAAATACATGGattatatttcttcttcttttggcaTGAAAGTTGTACCAGTTGGTCCTCTTGTTCCATACTATGTCCATGATGATGAAGAAGGCATGGATATTATCAACTGGctcaacaagaaagaaaaatcatcaaCTGTGTTTGCTTGCTTTGGAAGTCAGTTTTATTTGTCTAAGGAAGATATGGAGGAAATTGCTTATGGGTTAGAGCTTAGCAAGGTGAATTTTATTTGGGTTTTGAGGTTCGCAAAAGGAGAAGTAATGAAGCTGGAAGATGCTTTACCAAATGGGTTTTTAGAGAGGGTAAGAGATAAGGGATTGATTGTTGCAGATTGGGCACCTCAACTAAAGATTCTAAAGCATTCAAGTATTGGTGGGTTTGTCAGTCATTGTGGATGGAATTCTTTGTTGGAGAGTATAAAATTTGGTGTCCCTATTATAGCAATGCCTATGCAATTTGATCAGCCATTGAATGCTAGACTTGTGGAAGAGTGTGGTATTGGTTTGGAGGTTGAGAGAGACAATAATGGAAGGGTTGGAAGGGAAAATTTGGCAAAAGTTATAAGAAAAGTGGTGGTCGAAAAAAATGGGGATGGTATAAGGCAAAAAGCTAAAGAGATGGGAGAGAATATGGAAAAGAAAGATGATGAAGAGTTGGATGGATTGGTCAAAGAACTTTTGCAGCTTTGCCAAAAGGAATGCATGTGA